The proteins below come from a single Chitinophaga pinensis DSM 2588 genomic window:
- a CDS encoding MFS transporter, giving the protein MRTMLRQTITYKTTSYPSIYRWVALLIVSTAAFLSVVDLFIVNVALPSIREGIHGTNGDSQMVIALYLLGHAIFLITGGRFGDYYGHKKVFIWSMLLFTVASVCCAAAQNATQLNIARLLQGTFAAFMVPQSIAYIQFLFPEHHERAKALGIYGAIAGIASVLGQYLGGLLPEIQSAISGWRWLFLVNLPAGLLSAAAAAYWLKAPATKINGRPDYSGVLKLSLGLIALIYPLIRGRELGWPLWSVLLLPLSFVLLAWFIRDQYYKQKKGKQSLIDLQLFHNRSFNTGLMTATAYFIAQDSYFLINTVLLQTGIGLSPSSTGNYFVIQGVGYVVAAIFSIRLTVRYGKAVLQAGVLLMLTMLLVHILIMETAPADALLSATAYRQVFLAVLFLYGMGCGSVLPSLLTITLKKIPTHLASTAAGAYVTFQQISIALGVCITGGLFFQFLGAHPSLAQWLTAYRWATGANMFFLLVVAAALSVKKD; this is encoded by the coding sequence ATGCGTACGATGCTTCGTCAGACTATTACTTACAAAACAACTTCCTATCCGTCGATCTACCGTTGGGTAGCATTGTTAATCGTCTCAACAGCGGCTTTTCTTTCCGTGGTGGATCTATTTATCGTGAATGTGGCTTTACCCTCTATACGGGAAGGTATTCATGGTACAAACGGCGACAGCCAGATGGTCATTGCCCTGTATCTGCTGGGACATGCGATATTTCTGATCACCGGAGGACGGTTCGGGGATTACTATGGTCATAAAAAGGTGTTTATCTGGTCCATGCTGCTATTTACAGTCGCTTCTGTATGTTGTGCCGCTGCACAAAATGCCACGCAACTGAATATTGCACGGCTGCTGCAAGGCACATTTGCCGCGTTTATGGTACCACAGAGTATTGCCTACATTCAATTCCTCTTTCCGGAACATCATGAGCGGGCAAAGGCTTTGGGTATTTATGGCGCTATTGCCGGCATTGCGTCTGTATTGGGTCAGTACCTGGGTGGCTTATTACCGGAAATACAAAGTGCCATCAGCGGCTGGCGATGGCTGTTCCTCGTCAATCTGCCTGCAGGGCTATTATCTGCTGCCGCTGCGGCGTACTGGCTGAAGGCGCCTGCTACCAAAATCAACGGCCGACCAGACTACAGCGGTGTGCTGAAGCTAAGCCTGGGACTGATCGCACTGATCTATCCATTGATCCGGGGAAGGGAATTGGGCTGGCCCTTGTGGAGTGTGCTTTTATTGCCACTTTCCTTTGTATTACTGGCCTGGTTTATCAGGGACCAGTATTACAAGCAAAAGAAAGGAAAGCAGTCCCTGATTGATCTGCAATTATTCCATAACCGCAGTTTTAATACCGGCCTGATGACGGCAACCGCCTATTTCATTGCGCAGGATTCTTATTTCCTGATTAATACGGTATTACTGCAGACCGGCATCGGCTTATCACCTTCCTCCACCGGCAACTATTTCGTCATACAGGGCGTAGGATATGTGGTGGCAGCTATCTTTTCTATCCGCCTGACAGTCCGGTATGGAAAAGCTGTCTTGCAGGCGGGTGTACTGCTGATGTTGACCATGTTGCTCGTGCATATACTGATCATGGAAACGGCGCCTGCAGATGCGCTGTTATCGGCCACGGCCTACCGGCAGGTATTCCTGGCGGTGCTGTTTTTATATGGAATGGGCTGCGGATCGGTATTGCCTTCCCTCCTTACCATTACATTAAAGAAAATCCCCACACATCTGGCATCTACTGCGGCGGGTGCGTATGTGACTTTTCAACAGATCTCTATTGCGTTGGGGGTGTGTATTACCGGCGGACTTTTTTTTCAGTTCCTGGGAGCGCATCCTTCGTTGGCGCAATGGCTGACGGCTTATCGCTGGGCGACGGGCGCTAATATGTTCTTTTTACTGGTAGTGGCCGCGGCTTTGTCCGTTAAAAAGGATTGA
- a CDS encoding winged helix-turn-helix transcriptional regulator translates to MQKKTEDRQSQPISEEQPPNPMMEAMQAIGGKWKLLLLDTIRRECPKRFGELRREMEHITHTTLTAQLRELERDGILTREVFPEVPPRVEYKLTELGKQLIPIMDALCAWGELYGKEKP, encoded by the coding sequence ATGCAAAAAAAAACGGAAGACAGACAATCACAACCAATATCTGAAGAACAGCCACCCAATCCGATGATGGAAGCGATGCAGGCGATCGGGGGTAAATGGAAACTGTTATTGCTGGATACGATCCGCCGGGAATGCCCGAAACGTTTCGGTGAGTTGCGCAGAGAAATGGAACATATTACGCATACGACACTGACCGCACAGTTACGTGAGCTGGAAAGAGACGGTATTCTCACAAGAGAAGTATTTCCGGAAGTACCGCCAAGGGTAGAATATAAACTGACCGAATTGGGTAAACAACTGATCCCGATCATGGATGCCCTGTGTGCATGGGGAGAATTGTACGGCAAAGAGAAACCGTAA
- a CDS encoding DUF3863 domain-containing protein: MKHCLKALLLLIVTLGYARMVMASPVADTAITLDGKRFVTLCIMIRTTPWEVSRDVKLHPRDERSWHTLEGVRALREAFAKNNPDGRLTWGFTLNALEEQAENYKQIRAYVVECQQKYGDEVSYFPGYFPAMYLPRERVNREMSEAIQLISKMVGNGYRPKSIMGGFLAADNLRYLAEKEDIHVAHAVIWSQHNIDGGGADGSPSYPFYPSREHFCKPAQGKKDFIDCVNLDGWTVDFLCARRSGAMGHGIEGYNSRRGVGPIETYTGWGLDLGIREVMHTQAIHFDKGVELNGIGWVTNIWEAQMTHEFGQEFICKAMETWVTETKKRWPDTRFVTFGEFGMMWREKHKTNEDMNYRFVERGSGLGDSYNNLEIRWFMNKTFRLALLRDWHQKNAPAYVIDFTRYDLKAKEPADPSPGKAAKDWSLMNVINQKGLRPQDKPVLLQQLDPNNQALIRKYYPDLFK; encoded by the coding sequence TTGAAGCATTGTTTGAAGGCATTATTGCTGCTGATTGTCACATTGGGATATGCACGTATGGTGATGGCCTCACCCGTCGCAGATACCGCTATCACACTGGATGGAAAACGTTTTGTGACCTTATGTATCATGATACGGACTACTCCCTGGGAAGTATCGAGAGATGTGAAACTGCATCCGCGTGATGAACGTAGCTGGCATACCCTGGAAGGGGTACGCGCACTAAGGGAAGCATTTGCAAAGAATAACCCTGACGGACGACTGACATGGGGATTTACCCTGAATGCGCTGGAAGAACAGGCGGAAAACTACAAACAGATCAGAGCCTACGTAGTGGAGTGTCAGCAGAAATATGGTGACGAAGTATCTTATTTCCCTGGTTATTTCCCGGCAATGTACCTGCCCAGGGAACGTGTAAACAGGGAAATGTCTGAAGCCATCCAACTGATATCGAAAATGGTAGGTAACGGATATCGCCCGAAATCTATTATGGGTGGTTTCCTCGCTGCAGATAATCTCCGTTACCTGGCAGAAAAAGAAGATATCCATGTTGCACACGCCGTGATCTGGAGTCAGCATAATATCGATGGTGGTGGTGCAGATGGTTCTCCTTCCTATCCCTTTTATCCTTCCAGAGAGCATTTCTGTAAGCCTGCACAGGGTAAAAAGGATTTTATTGACTGTGTAAACCTGGACGGCTGGACGGTCGATTTCCTGTGCGCACGTCGTAGCGGAGCAATGGGACACGGTATTGAAGGATATAACAGCCGCAGGGGCGTAGGTCCCATCGAGACCTATACAGGATGGGGACTGGACCTGGGCATCCGCGAAGTGATGCATACACAGGCCATTCACTTTGATAAAGGTGTGGAGTTAAATGGAATCGGTTGGGTGACGAATATCTGGGAAGCACAGATGACGCACGAGTTCGGACAGGAGTTTATCTGCAAAGCCATGGAAACCTGGGTGACAGAGACAAAAAAGCGCTGGCCGGATACCCGCTTTGTGACCTTCGGAGAGTTTGGGATGATGTGGCGTGAAAAGCACAAAACGAATGAGGATATGAACTATCGCTTTGTTGAACGGGGCTCCGGACTGGGAGATTCTTATAACAACCTGGAGATCCGCTGGTTCATGAATAAAACATTCCGGCTGGCGCTATTACGCGACTGGCATCAGAAGAATGCACCTGCTTACGTCATCGATTTTACCCGCTATGACCTGAAAGCAAAGGAACCGGCAGATCCGTCACCGGGCAAAGCAGCGAAAGACTGGAGTTTAATGAACGTCATCAACCAGAAAGGATTGCGCCCACAGGATAAACCTGTGTTGCTGCAACAGCTGGATCCCAACAATCAGGCGCTGATAAGAAAGTACTATCCTGATCTTTTTAAATGA
- a CDS encoding winged helix-turn-helix transcriptional regulator — translation MKKVSRQQIDLQVDLKYLEDTLFVISGKWTMKIISALSCGNKRFREIGKAIPDITFRMLSKELQQLEANKLISRTVTTEGRMLIHYEITEYAKTLIPVISEMIKWGKDHRRAYRSV, via the coding sequence ATGAAAAAAGTATCCAGGCAGCAGATAGATCTTCAGGTTGACCTGAAATATCTTGAAGACACCTTGTTTGTAATCAGCGGAAAATGGACAATGAAAATAATATCAGCGCTTAGCTGCGGGAATAAAAGATTCAGGGAGATCGGGAAAGCGATCCCCGATATCACTTTCAGAATGCTGTCGAAAGAACTGCAACAACTGGAAGCCAACAAACTGATCTCAAGAACGGTTACTACGGAGGGAAGAATGCTTATTCATTACGAGATCACTGAATATGCCAAAACGCTTATACCTGTCATTTCTGAAATGATTAAATGGGGAAAAGATCATAGGAGGGCGTATCGAAGCGTATGA
- a CDS encoding NAD(P)-dependent alcohol dehydrogenase, whose translation MASKHQMDKQKAVIQLQYGNSRDALIFSDTHPVNELMADEVKIRVYATSVNPIDWQMMEGNRRLIHKRTFPFVPFFDIAGDVVAVGSSVRRFKTGDAVYCDNKINGGGLSEYVNVKEDLVSIKPANISYAAAAAVPLAAQTAYLALTKGGLTKNSRVCIIGASGGVGSFAVQIAKALGASTVIGVCSKKNSDFVRSLGADITVDYTTTKWAGLLDKNSLDMVIDCVGGKEQWLDAKKVLRSQGRFVTIARDEDEKVTVPSALKLAVNIGLRMISAYFGRKIAYVPVFLDASHTLLDKVSELIQAGRINPWLGKIYTFNMDNVHQVIQESKTGRMVGKTVIQIAGDK comes from the coding sequence ATGGCATCAAAACATCAAATGGACAAACAAAAAGCAGTTATTCAATTACAGTATGGGAATAGCAGAGATGCTTTAATATTCTCTGATACACATCCGGTAAATGAGTTGATGGCAGACGAGGTAAAGATCAGGGTGTATGCAACTTCAGTAAACCCGATTGACTGGCAGATGATGGAAGGAAACAGGCGTTTAATTCATAAACGTACGTTTCCCTTTGTTCCTTTTTTTGATATCGCAGGTGATGTTGTTGCTGTCGGATCATCGGTCAGGAGATTTAAAACAGGGGATGCCGTATACTGTGATAACAAAATAAACGGCGGCGGTCTTTCTGAATATGTGAACGTGAAAGAAGACCTGGTCAGTATAAAACCTGCAAACATCAGTTATGCAGCGGCGGCGGCTGTTCCTTTGGCGGCGCAGACGGCATATCTGGCGCTTACAAAAGGCGGATTGACAAAGAATAGCCGTGTTTGTATTATAGGCGCCTCCGGAGGCGTAGGATCTTTTGCCGTACAAATCGCAAAAGCACTTGGCGCATCAACAGTAATCGGTGTGTGTAGTAAGAAGAACAGCGATTTTGTCAGATCCTTAGGCGCAGATATTACCGTTGACTATACCACTACAAAGTGGGCCGGTCTGCTGGATAAAAATTCACTGGATATGGTGATAGACTGTGTTGGTGGTAAGGAACAATGGCTAGATGCCAAAAAAGTGCTCCGTTCTCAGGGGCGGTTTGTTACGATAGCAAGAGATGAAGATGAAAAGGTGACTGTGCCCTCCGCCCTGAAATTAGCCGTCAATATAGGCTTAAGAATGATAAGTGCTTATTTCGGAAGAAAAATTGCCTACGTACCGGTTTTTCTGGATGCCTCACACACACTGTTGGACAAGGTAAGTGAGCTCATACAAGCGGGCAGGATCAATCCCTGGTTAGGTAAGATATATACATTTAATATGGACAATGTGCATCAGGTTATTCAGGAAAGTAAAACAGGAAGGATGGTCGGCAAGACGGTTATCCAGATTGCCGGTGACAAATGA
- a CDS encoding chemotaxis protein CheB translates to MSFPCKVIAFGISAGGLPPLKSILKMLPGDLNAALVIVPHLFPDYRSHLDAILENAVFRPVLRIYHGMHIVCGSIYVLPEGKILGIQDGAFILSERPETEKINQAIDHFFHAMAAEIGSQSIGVILSGAGYDGIKGAKAIENEKGVVIVQDPATAEFPMMPQGLIAFDHPDYILTPEEIVNKLTALATANSPQHQ, encoded by the coding sequence ATGAGTTTCCCATGTAAAGTAATCGCCTTTGGCATTTCGGCAGGTGGACTACCACCATTAAAGTCCATCCTCAAAATGCTTCCCGGGGATTTAAATGCGGCTCTCGTTATCGTGCCACACCTTTTTCCTGATTACCGTAGTCATCTGGATGCTATACTGGAAAACGCAGTATTCAGGCCGGTATTGCGCATATACCATGGTATGCATATTGTCTGCGGCAGCATTTATGTGCTGCCGGAAGGAAAGATCCTGGGGATTCAGGACGGTGCATTTATACTTTCGGAGAGGCCGGAGACCGAAAAGATCAACCAGGCCATCGATCATTTCTTCCATGCAATGGCTGCAGAAATCGGATCGCAAAGTATTGGGGTGATACTGTCGGGAGCCGGATATGACGGCATCAAAGGAGCGAAGGCGATAGAAAATGAAAAAGGTGTTGTCATTGTGCAGGATCCGGCAACAGCCGAATTCCCGATGATGCCACAGGGATTGATTGCTTTTGATCACCCGGATTATATATTGACGCCGGAGGAAATTGTGAATAAACTGACGGCGCTTGCCACTGCAAATTCTCCCCAGCACCAATAA
- a CDS encoding nucleoside deaminase: MHTNDKFMARCYQLADIAAKEGESPVGSVIVKDGIIIGEGSEKSKQQKDITRHAEVVAILDALRNTDSLAGSVLYTNVEPCLLCSYVIRHYKIAEVVFARHSGELGGTHQPFDLLTSPDFKSWAQPPVITIYEEKATH; this comes from the coding sequence ATGCATACAAACGACAAATTTATGGCGCGTTGCTATCAGCTTGCCGACATAGCCGCAAAAGAAGGTGAAAGTCCGGTAGGCAGTGTTATCGTCAAAGATGGCATCATTATCGGAGAAGGTTCAGAGAAGAGCAAACAACAGAAAGACATTACCCGCCATGCTGAAGTAGTGGCGATCCTGGACGCCTTGCGCAATACAGACAGCCTGGCCGGATCCGTCTTATATACAAATGTGGAGCCTTGCCTGCTCTGCTCCTACGTCATCCGTCATTATAAGATCGCGGAAGTAGTGTTTGCCAGACACTCCGGAGAACTGGGTGGCACACATCAGCCTTTCGATCTGCTGACGTCTCCTGATTTTAAGTCCTGGGCCCAACCACCGGTCATCACTATATATGAAGAGAAAGCAACTCATTGA
- a CDS encoding MarR family winged helix-turn-helix transcriptional regulator, which produces MKDKKIIESIRAFNRYYTDLIGLLDDHLLNSDYSLVEARTLYEVYSHQPVSASQIMAEIHIDKGYLSRILKQFEKKGIISKEISDEDARITLVSLTEKGTQLVHELNDTSNQQIGALIKKLTKEEQQELLRHMQAIRELLGKH; this is translated from the coding sequence ATGAAAGATAAAAAAATCATCGAAAGTATAAGAGCATTTAACAGGTATTACACGGATCTGATCGGCCTGCTGGACGACCATTTACTAAATAGCGACTATTCTCTTGTAGAGGCGCGAACCTTATATGAAGTATATTCACATCAGCCCGTGAGCGCCTCTCAGATCATGGCCGAAATACACATTGATAAAGGCTACCTTAGCAGAATATTGAAGCAGTTTGAGAAAAAGGGGATCATTTCAAAAGAGATTTCGGATGAAGATGCAAGAATAACACTGGTATCTCTCACTGAAAAAGGCACTCAGCTTGTTCATGAACTGAATGATACATCCAATCAGCAGATAGGTGCATTGATAAAGAAACTGACAAAGGAAGAACAGCAGGAGCTACTAAGACACATGCAGGCGATCAGGGAGCTGCTGGGTAAGCATTGA
- a CDS encoding GNAT family N-acetyltransferase, translated as MRKIELSDIQIRNTLLPGDLGYIAHMHGDLYARECGYGINFEAYVLEGLKDFARAYNPTQDKVWICQHEGRIIGSLVAQYRGTQIQLRYFIFQPEYRGIGLGKKLLEEFIGFVREKGIRHIYLLTSEEQHAAIALYTKLGFTLTEEKYSETFDKPLIERRYDLTLS; from the coding sequence ATGCGTAAGATCGAATTATCGGATATACAGATAAGAAACACCTTACTGCCGGGTGACCTTGGCTATATAGCCCATATGCACGGCGACCTTTATGCCAGGGAATGCGGTTACGGCATCAACTTTGAAGCCTATGTACTGGAAGGCTTAAAAGACTTTGCCCGGGCGTACAATCCTACACAGGACAAGGTATGGATCTGCCAGCATGAGGGAAGGATCATTGGCTCCCTTGTAGCACAATACAGAGGCACCCAGATACAGCTGCGTTATTTCATTTTCCAGCCGGAGTACCGGGGCATTGGTCTCGGCAAAAAGCTCCTGGAGGAGTTTATAGGGTTCGTGCGGGAGAAAGGCATCCGGCACATTTACTTACTGACCTCGGAGGAGCAACATGCTGCTATTGCCTTGTATACTAAATTAGGATTTACCCTGACTGAGGAAAAGTACTCTGAAACGTTCGATAAACCATTAATCGAACGTCGTTATGACCTGACATTGTCTTAA
- a CDS encoding SDR family oxidoreductase: MKTIFITGASSGLGKATARLFSARGWRVIASMRNPEKETDLLQLDNVILISLDVTDPVQIEKTVGKITQQYELDVVFNNAGYGLIAPLEAVSDQQITRQFETNVMGVIRITKAFIPYFREKGRGLFITTTSMGGVFGPPLSSVYCASKFAMEGWTAALSYELGQLGIGIKTVAPGGIKTDFTGRSLDTAAHPAYEKMMGQLYAGFDPTAFTTAEQIAEVVYEAATDGKEQLRYLAGEDAKTLYARSLAIGNDAFHKERTTLFFGE; this comes from the coding sequence ATGAAAACGATCTTTATTACAGGCGCTTCCTCCGGATTAGGTAAAGCTACCGCCAGATTATTCTCTGCCCGGGGCTGGCGCGTAATAGCGTCTATGCGGAACCCTGAAAAGGAAACAGACCTGCTTCAGCTGGATAATGTAATACTCATATCACTGGATGTAACCGATCCTGTACAGATTGAAAAGACAGTAGGAAAGATTACACAGCAATACGAGCTGGATGTAGTATTTAATAATGCCGGTTATGGCCTGATTGCGCCACTGGAAGCAGTGAGCGATCAGCAGATCACCCGGCAGTTTGAAACAAACGTCATGGGCGTGATCAGGATCACCAAAGCCTTTATTCCTTATTTCCGGGAAAAGGGTAGGGGACTCTTTATCACTACGACTTCTATGGGAGGCGTGTTCGGTCCTCCCCTGAGTTCCGTGTACTGTGCCAGTAAATTTGCCATGGAGGGCTGGACGGCAGCATTGTCTTATGAATTAGGTCAACTGGGAATCGGGATCAAAACAGTGGCGCCTGGTGGTATCAAAACCGACTTTACAGGCCGCTCTCTTGACACTGCGGCACATCCTGCCTATGAAAAGATGATGGGACAGTTATACGCAGGCTTTGATCCCACAGCTTTTACAACAGCTGAGCAGATTGCGGAGGTGGTGTATGAAGCAGCTACCGACGGGAAAGAACAGCTACGCTACCTGGCGGGTGAGGATGCAAAAACACTGTATGCCCGCAGCCTTGCCATTGGCAATGACGCTTTTCATAAAGAAAGAACAACGCTTTTCTTCGGAGAATAA
- a CDS encoding helix-turn-helix domain-containing protein, protein MGQKKAPPVFNSVSELLRALGLPAPQHPLLTVTNYAEITADVTELSKGMVLNMYKISLKFNFRGKIKYGQQYYDFDEGGLSFASPMQVIAAGEEEADYSGLTLLIHPDFLRNYPLAKTIKDYGFFDYSVNEALGLSEQEKDVIMGIFESIKRELHAAIDHFSQDIIISQIEQLLNYSNRFYNRQFITRKAVHNDQLSTLDDMLRNYFDRNNALFEGIPAVEEIAAKLNVSQRYLSDMLRTLVGVNTQQYIQLKMIHKARELLSTTDLTIAEIAYQLGFEYPQSFNKFFKKQTTLSPLDFRKSFN, encoded by the coding sequence ATGGGACAGAAAAAAGCGCCGCCTGTATTTAACTCCGTATCTGAATTACTCAGAGCATTGGGACTACCTGCTCCGCAACACCCATTACTCACCGTCACCAACTACGCGGAGATTACTGCTGATGTGACCGAACTCTCCAAAGGGATGGTCCTGAATATGTATAAGATCTCCCTTAAATTTAACTTCAGGGGAAAGATTAAGTACGGACAACAGTACTACGACTTTGACGAAGGCGGACTGAGTTTTGCATCTCCAATGCAGGTGATTGCCGCAGGGGAGGAAGAAGCGGATTACAGCGGACTGACCTTACTCATCCATCCTGATTTCCTGCGTAATTATCCCCTGGCTAAAACAATCAAAGATTATGGCTTCTTTGATTACTCCGTGAATGAAGCACTCGGTCTTTCCGAACAGGAAAAAGACGTCATCATGGGCATCTTTGAAAGCATCAAACGGGAGCTACATGCAGCTATCGATCACTTTAGTCAGGATATTATTATCTCACAAATAGAACAGCTACTCAATTACAGTAACCGTTTCTACAACCGTCAGTTTATCACCCGGAAAGCCGTGCACAACGATCAGCTCTCCACTTTAGATGATATGTTGCGCAACTATTTCGATCGCAATAATGCCTTGTTTGAAGGTATCCCCGCTGTAGAGGAAATAGCGGCTAAACTCAACGTGTCCCAACGTTATCTCAGTGATATGTTACGCACACTGGTAGGCGTAAATACACAGCAATACATCCAGCTGAAAATGATCCACAAGGCAAGGGAGTTATTGAGTACAACAGATCTTACTATCGCAGAAATAGCCTATCAGCTGGGATTTGAATATCCGCAGTCCTTCAATAAATTCTTTAAGAAACAAACGACGCTCTCTCCGCTGGACTTCAGGAAATCATTCAACTAG
- a CDS encoding LytR/AlgR family response regulator transcription factor, with protein MITAIIVDDEIININNLRALLNRHCKAIEVTGSAMNAAAARKAIMQLKPDVVFLDIEMPDENGFDLLRSIKEIDFEVVFVTAYDAYGIMAVKFSALDYLLKPINIEELKITVSKIEESVNSKNQHQRLGNLLHLLDQQQPDAYQKIALPTQKETFFVPVKEIIRCESSNNYTTFFLTNGSEHLISKPLYEYEELLSPYGFIRCHQSHLVNRIHVTSMLNEDAGYLILQDTAKKIPISKQRKSLVKSLLRM; from the coding sequence ATGATCACGGCTATCATCGTAGATGACGAAATCATCAATATCAATAACCTGCGAGCCTTACTCAACAGACATTGTAAGGCGATCGAAGTAACGGGATCTGCGATGAATGCAGCGGCTGCAAGAAAGGCTATTATGCAGCTTAAACCGGACGTTGTCTTCCTGGATATCGAGATGCCGGACGAAAATGGCTTTGACCTGTTAAGGTCCATCAAGGAGATTGACTTTGAAGTGGTGTTTGTGACCGCATACGATGCCTATGGCATCATGGCGGTGAAATTCTCTGCCCTGGATTACCTGCTGAAGCCTATCAATATCGAAGAACTAAAGATCACCGTCAGTAAAATAGAGGAGTCTGTCAATAGCAAAAACCAACACCAGCGACTTGGTAATCTGCTACATTTACTGGATCAGCAGCAGCCGGATGCCTACCAGAAGATTGCCTTACCGACACAAAAAGAGACCTTTTTTGTACCGGTAAAGGAGATTATCCGGTGTGAGTCATCCAATAACTATACAACCTTTTTTCTTACCAATGGCAGTGAACACCTGATATCAAAACCCCTCTATGAATATGAGGAATTACTAAGCCCCTATGGGTTTATTCGCTGTCATCAATCACACCTGGTAAACCGCATACATGTAACAAGTATGCTGAATGAAGACGCCGGTTACCTGATCCTGCAGGATACGGCAAAGAAGATCCCTATTTCAAAGCAAAGAAAGAGTCTGGTGAAATCCTTACTCCGTATGTAA
- a CDS encoding sensor histidine kinase, translated as MRTANLLFILAFFIGLSSANAQASNTIRLSAIRISGSGLLSSRIEKLPDQRLVRVYTAGGFITIDPDQTAGSPLPPHYYDAYYTNSKNKSRDSFSAGKGTPLYLKVGQEYTVDIRNQQTDSLIISYLIKRVQLIPDIMLYRKQRGHVLSTRISHNNPVKIQLQPGEKIAVGLAGIPEIDSTEIEYTLVNLKTRKTTYVVSNTGAGPFDFDSNTEYQLWFRYSIQQENMGSCYLSVQGYWYQSPVVYIALTLLLIAICLLTIIKGFKRKLRTSKAKQDKLEDAAIKLQSLLNPHFTFNALSTIQGLMNTGRIDEANLYLQEFSSLLRKALSKSQQVLNTLDQELDMMRLYIGLEALRFNFSWQIEVAETLHPTDIEIPTLLLQPLIENAVHHGMAGTGDKGRLHIICKEGDKKDTLVIIISDNGTWKQTSAEPGYGLRLTEARIQTANKLFHRTQSISLTFNKQSGTAAVLIFHNWINQ; from the coding sequence ATGCGCACAGCAAATCTCCTGTTTATACTGGCGTTTTTTATCGGATTGTCTTCTGCGAATGCACAGGCATCCAACACCATACGCTTATCCGCTATTCGCATAAGCGGTTCCGGACTTCTTTCCAGCCGAATAGAGAAGCTGCCTGACCAGCGTCTTGTGCGGGTCTATACTGCCGGTGGATTTATTACAATAGATCCGGATCAAACGGCTGGCTCCCCGCTGCCTCCGCATTATTATGATGCGTATTACACGAACAGTAAAAACAAGTCCAGAGATAGCTTCTCAGCAGGAAAGGGTACACCGCTGTATCTTAAGGTAGGACAGGAATACACGGTTGATATACGAAATCAGCAGACGGACTCGCTTATCATCAGCTATCTTATTAAAAGGGTGCAGCTGATACCGGATATCATGCTGTACAGGAAGCAACGAGGACATGTACTTTCAACGCGTATTTCCCATAATAACCCTGTTAAAATACAACTCCAACCAGGGGAAAAAATCGCAGTGGGACTCGCAGGTATACCTGAAATCGACAGTACTGAAATTGAATACACACTCGTCAACCTGAAAACCAGGAAAACAACCTATGTTGTCAGCAATACAGGCGCCGGGCCATTTGACTTTGATTCAAATACAGAATATCAGTTATGGTTCAGGTATTCTATTCAACAGGAAAATATGGGCAGCTGTTACCTGAGCGTACAAGGTTATTGGTATCAGTCCCCGGTCGTATATATTGCGCTTACCTTGCTGTTGATCGCAATTTGTCTGCTGACTATCATAAAGGGTTTTAAAAGAAAACTTCGTACCTCCAAAGCAAAGCAGGATAAACTGGAAGATGCCGCTATCAAATTACAATCCCTGTTAAATCCGCACTTTACCTTCAATGCCCTCAGCACTATCCAGGGATTGATGAACACCGGCCGTATCGATGAAGCGAACCTGTACTTACAGGAGTTCAGTTCCTTACTAAGGAAAGCATTATCCAAAAGCCAGCAGGTGCTCAATACACTGGATCAGGAATTGGATATGATGCGGCTCTACATCGGATTAGAGGCTTTAAGATTTAACTTCAGCTGGCAGATAGAAGTAGCCGAAACTTTACATCCTACGGACATTGAAATACCTACCCTCCTGCTACAGCCATTGATAGAGAATGCTGTTCATCACGGTATGGCAGGTACGGGCGATAAAGGGCGGCTCCATATTATCTGTAAAGAAGGAGACAAGAAAGATACCCTCGTCATTATCATCAGTGATAATGGTACCTGGAAACAAACAAGCGCCGAACCAGGTTATGGTCTGCGACTGACGGAAGCCAGGATACAGACGGCGAATAAACTATTCCATCGTACACAGTCAATAAGTCTTACTTTTAATAAGCAATCAGGCACAGCGGCTGTTTTAATCTTTCACAACTGGATAAATCAATGA